A stretch of Pseudomonas sp. LRP2-20 DNA encodes these proteins:
- a CDS encoding MFS transporter: MATYLASAQAPGTDTLHSVPRRYAWVVFALTFGLLISDYMSRQVLNAVFPLLKGEWALSDSQLGLLSGIVALMVGLLTFPLSLLADRFGRVRSLVLMAVLWSLATLGCALAENYPQMFIARFLVGVGEAAYGSVGIAVVVAVFPRDMRSTLAGAFMAGGMFGSVLGMALGGVLAQHLGWRWAFAGMALFGLVLALLYPLIVKEARISAKCAEQAQLKASRPLRSLYGSRSVIAAYIGSGLQLFVGGTVIVWMPSYLNRYYAMGTDRAGAIAAVIVLCSGIGTILCAMLCDRLGRQRPDRKISLAIGYCLGSCLLLSLAFALPVGTAQLVLICLGMMIAVGTNGPSSAMVANLTHAAVHGTAFATLTLANNLLGLATGPLITGRVSDLIGLHAAFQLVPLVSIAAAAVFFIGKRHYHRDMERLQASVSRTEELSS; the protein is encoded by the coding sequence ATGGCCACCTATCTCGCCAGTGCCCAGGCACCCGGCACCGACACCTTGCACAGCGTCCCCCGGCGCTATGCCTGGGTCGTCTTCGCCCTGACCTTCGGCCTGTTGATCTCCGACTACATGTCGCGCCAGGTGCTCAATGCCGTGTTCCCGCTGCTCAAGGGCGAGTGGGCCCTGAGCGACAGCCAGCTCGGCCTGCTCAGTGGCATTGTCGCGCTGATGGTCGGCCTGCTGACCTTCCCGTTGTCCTTGCTGGCCGACCGCTTCGGCCGGGTCCGCAGCCTGGTACTGATGGCCGTGCTGTGGAGCCTGGCGACCCTGGGCTGCGCCCTGGCAGAAAACTACCCGCAGATGTTCATCGCGCGCTTCCTGGTAGGTGTCGGCGAGGCCGCCTACGGCAGCGTCGGCATTGCCGTGGTGGTGGCGGTGTTCCCCCGCGACATGCGCTCGACCCTGGCCGGCGCCTTCATGGCCGGTGGCATGTTCGGCTCGGTGCTGGGCATGGCCCTGGGCGGTGTCCTGGCCCAGCACCTGGGCTGGCGCTGGGCGTTCGCCGGCATGGCGCTGTTCGGCCTGGTGCTGGCGCTGCTGTACCCGCTGATCGTCAAGGAAGCCCGCATCTCCGCCAAATGCGCCGAACAGGCGCAGCTGAAGGCGAGTCGCCCGCTGCGCTCCTTGTATGGCTCGCGCTCGGTGATCGCCGCGTACATCGGCAGCGGCCTGCAACTGTTCGTCGGTGGCACGGTGATCGTCTGGATGCCCAGCTACCTGAACCGCTACTACGCCATGGGCACTGATCGCGCCGGGGCCATTGCCGCAGTGATCGTGCTGTGCAGCGGCATCGGCACGATCCTCTGCGCGATGCTCTGCGACCGCCTGGGCCGACAACGCCCGGACCGCAAGATCAGCCTGGCCATCGGTTATTGCCTGGGCAGCTGCCTGCTGCTGTCGCTGGCCTTTGCGCTGCCGGTGGGCACCGCGCAGCTGGTGCTGATCTGCCTGGGCATGATGATCGCCGTCGGCACCAATGGCCCGTCCAGCGCCATGGTCGCCAACCTGACCCACGCCGCCGTGCATGGCACGGCGTTCGCCACCCTGACCCTGGCCAACAACCTGTTGGGCCTGGCCACCGGCCCGCTGATCACCGGACGGGTGTCTGACCTGATCGGTTTGCACGCCGCGTTCCAGCTGGTGCCGCTGGTGAGCATCGCCGCTGCGGCCGTGTTCTTCATCGGCAAACGCCATTACCACCGCGACATGGAGCGTCTGCAAGCATCGGTCAGCCGTACCGAGGAGTTGAGTTCGTGA